The following coding sequences lie in one Bacteroidota bacterium genomic window:
- a CDS encoding MerR family transcriptional regulator: MPYKETDTVKLYYTIGEVSEMFEVNTSLIRFWEKEFDIIKPKKNKKGNRLFTPEDIDNFKVIYNLVKEQGLTLDGAKKYLKENRKTVKHEMKIEKNQFSEIENKLRAIKSNLMEIRASL, from the coding sequence TTGCCTTATAAAGAAACCGATACCGTTAAGTTGTACTACACCATTGGTGAAGTTTCGGAAATGTTTGAAGTAAACACGTCCCTGATTCGCTTTTGGGAAAAAGAATTTGATATTATCAAACCAAAGAAGAATAAAAAAGGCAACCGCTTATTTACTCCCGAAGACATTGATAATTTTAAAGTGATTTACAACCTTGTGAAAGAACAAGGCTTGACGTTGGATGGCGCAAAAAAATACCTGAAAGAAAACCGCAAAACAGTAAAGCACGAAATGAAGATTGAGAAAAATCAATTTTCGGAAATCGAAAATAAACTGAGAGCCATTAAGAGTAATCTGATGGAGATTAGAGCTTCGCTTTAG
- a CDS encoding peptidoglycan DD-metalloendopeptidase family protein, which translates to MSKISYKFNTKSLTYEKVTVPVRKRVWQILSYLATGLVFATITIIIAFKYFPSPREKQKQREIEELTLQFELLNSRMNEVTEVLSDIETRDNNIYRTIFEAEPIPASIRKAGFGGVDRYKELQGYQNSDLMIETSKHLDRISKQLYIQSKSFDEVVKLVKGKTQLLASIPAIQPIANEDLRHQPSGFGWRTHPIYKTPEFHPGMDFAAPQGTEIRATGDGTVERADAAAQGYGNHVVLNHGYGYKTLYGHMLKFVVRPGQKVKRGQLIGFVGSTGLSTAPHVHYEVMKGGEKMNPINYYYNDLTPEQYQKLIELSEQSSQSFD; encoded by the coding sequence TTGAGCAAAATCAGTTATAAATTCAATACCAAGTCGCTTACCTACGAAAAAGTGACGGTACCTGTGCGCAAACGCGTATGGCAGATCTTGTCGTATTTGGCTACGGGATTGGTGTTTGCTACCATTACCATCATTATTGCCTTTAAATACTTCCCTTCACCCCGTGAAAAACAAAAACAACGTGAAATCGAAGAGTTGACCTTGCAATTTGAACTTTTGAACAGCCGAATGAATGAAGTAACGGAGGTTTTGAGTGATATTGAAACACGAGACAATAATATTTACCGTACCATTTTTGAAGCAGAACCGATTCCGGCCAGCATCCGTAAAGCAGGATTTGGCGGTGTGGACCGCTACAAAGAATTGCAAGGCTATCAGAATTCCGACTTAATGATTGAAACCAGCAAGCATTTGGATCGCATCAGTAAACAGTTGTATATTCAATCGAAATCGTTTGATGAAGTGGTAAAATTGGTGAAAGGAAAAACACAGTTATTAGCCTCTATTCCTGCGATTCAGCCCATTGCCAATGAAGATTTAAGACATCAACCCTCCGGATTCGGATGGAGAACTCATCCGATTTATAAAACACCTGAATTTCATCCGGGGATGGATTTTGCTGCTCCGCAAGGAACCGAAATACGCGCAACAGGCGATGGAACAGTTGAAAGAGCCGATGCGGCAGCACAAGGATATGGGAATCATGTGGTGCTAAATCATGGTTATGGCTATAAAACATTGTATGGTCACATGCTGAAGTTTGTGGTTCGTCCGGGGCAAAAAGTAAAACGCGGACAATTAATCGGGTTTGTTGGAAGCACAGGATTGTCTACCGCTCCGCACGTGCATTATGAAGTAATGAAAGGCGGAGAAAAAATGAATCCTATCAATTATTATTACAACGACTTAACACCGGAGCAATATCAAAAGTTGATTGAGTTATCTGAACAATCGTCTCAGTCGTTCGATTAG
- the alaS gene encoding alanine--tRNA ligase, which translates to MESSKVRQAFLDYFKSKGHEIVPSSPMVVKNDPTLMFINSGMAPFKDLFLGNAPIKFPRVVDTQKCLRVSGKHNDLEEVGVDTYHHTMFEMLGNWSFGDYFKKDALTWAWELLTEVYKIDKNRLYVTVFEGSKEDNLGFDQEAYDIWKQFIPEERILRGNKKDNFWEMGDIGPCGPCSEIHYDGRSEEERAKVSGASRVNNDDPQVIEVWNNVFMEFERKADGSLVKLPKQHVDTGMGFERLVRVLQGKQSNYDTDVFKPVIDKIEELSGLRYKPEEEEKHPKQLIINIAMRVIADHIRAISFSIADGQLPSNTGAGYVIRRILRRAIRYGYQSLNLKEPFMYRLVPVLAHQMGQAFPELVSQKLLIEKVIKEEEIAFFRTLENGLKRIDQVCANTIKEKKQIVDGAIVFELYDTFGFPIDLTSLIARGYGLSIDEAGFQKELEKQKNRSREATAVDTGDWILVEGRKADEGGRAFVGYKQLEAESKIIQYRKVKAKGKEQFQLVLDVTPFYAESGGQVGDIGILESANETITITDTKKENGIIIHFADKLPENFTKTFVAKVNAERRSLTENNHSTTHLMHAALRQVLGTHVEQKGSLVNDEQLRFDFSHFSKVTDEEIAQIEAIVNQKIRENIPSDIQEMPIDEARKTGAMALFGEKYGDLVRVVTFDKKFSIELCGGTHVPATGQIGLFKIVSEGAVAAGIRRIEAITSVKAEAFFNQQIALVNEVKSLLKNPKDVVKSLQGLMDHNSELQKQIDQMLREKAKGLKVELLAKKQSINGINFIAEKIELDSADAIKDLLYEVRSQIDNLFMVIGAEVKGKPSLSIIISDNLVAEKNLNAGTIMRDIAKEIQGGGGGQPFYANAGGSNLQGIPKALEKAKTYL; encoded by the coding sequence ATGGAATCGAGTAAAGTTCGCCAAGCATTTTTAGATTATTTTAAGTCAAAAGGGCATGAAATTGTGCCGTCATCGCCTATGGTGGTGAAAAACGATCCAACGTTGATGTTTATCAATTCGGGGATGGCACCTTTTAAAGACTTATTCTTGGGCAATGCACCCATCAAATTTCCACGTGTGGTGGATACCCAAAAATGTTTGCGCGTTAGTGGAAAACACAACGATTTGGAAGAAGTGGGTGTGGATACCTATCACCATACCATGTTTGAAATGCTCGGAAACTGGAGCTTTGGCGATTATTTCAAAAAAGATGCACTAACCTGGGCTTGGGAATTATTGACGGAAGTATACAAGATTGATAAAAACAGATTATATGTTACTGTTTTTGAAGGAAGCAAAGAAGATAATTTAGGTTTCGATCAAGAAGCATACGATATCTGGAAACAATTTATTCCGGAAGAAAGAATCTTGCGCGGAAATAAAAAAGATAATTTTTGGGAAATGGGCGATATTGGTCCGTGCGGACCATGTTCTGAAATTCATTACGATGGAAGAAGCGAAGAAGAAAGAGCAAAAGTGAGTGGTGCTTCTCGTGTGAATAATGATGATCCACAAGTAATTGAAGTGTGGAACAACGTATTCATGGAATTTGAACGCAAAGCCGATGGATCGTTGGTAAAGTTGCCGAAACAACATGTGGATACAGGAATGGGGTTCGAGCGATTGGTACGTGTTTTACAAGGCAAACAATCGAATTATGATACCGATGTGTTTAAACCGGTTATCGATAAAATAGAAGAGCTTTCCGGATTGCGTTACAAACCGGAAGAAGAAGAAAAACATCCGAAACAATTAATCATCAACATCGCGATGCGTGTCATCGCAGATCATATTCGTGCAATTTCGTTTAGTATCGCTGATGGACAATTGCCATCGAATACCGGTGCCGGATATGTGATTCGTAGAATTTTAAGAAGAGCAATCCGTTACGGATATCAATCGTTGAATTTGAAAGAACCATTCATGTATCGTTTGGTTCCGGTATTGGCTCATCAAATGGGACAAGCATTCCCTGAGTTGGTATCACAAAAATTATTGATTGAAAAAGTAATCAAAGAGGAAGAAATTGCTTTTTTCAGAACCCTTGAAAATGGATTGAAGCGCATCGACCAAGTGTGTGCAAACACCATCAAAGAGAAAAAACAAATTGTGGACGGTGCAATCGTTTTCGAATTGTACGATACGTTTGGTTTTCCTATCGATTTAACATCCTTGATTGCTCGCGGTTATGGATTGAGCATTGATGAAGCAGGATTCCAAAAGGAATTGGAAAAACAAAAAAATCGCTCGCGTGAAGCAACCGCGGTGGATACCGGAGATTGGATATTGGTTGAAGGTAGAAAAGCTGACGAGGGTGGAAGAGCATTTGTGGGTTACAAACAGTTGGAAGCAGAAAGTAAAATTATTCAATACCGAAAAGTAAAAGCAAAAGGGAAAGAACAATTTCAATTGGTGTTAGATGTTACTCCCTTTTATGCAGAAAGTGGTGGACAAGTTGGAGATATTGGAATATTGGAATCTGCAAACGAAACAATTACCATTACTGACACCAAAAAAGAAAACGGGATTATCATTCATTTTGCTGATAAACTTCCGGAAAACTTTACTAAAACATTTGTTGCAAAAGTAAATGCAGAAAGACGTTCGTTAACTGAAAACAATCACAGTACAACTCACTTGATGCATGCAGCATTGCGACAAGTATTAGGAACACACGTAGAACAAAAAGGAAGTTTGGTAAACGATGAACAGTTGCGTTTCGATTTTTCTCATTTTTCAAAAGTAACAGATGAAGAAATTGCGCAGATTGAAGCCATCGTGAATCAAAAAATTCGTGAGAACATTCCTTCTGACATACAAGAGATGCCAATTGACGAAGCGCGTAAAACGGGGGCAATGGCCTTGTTTGGTGAAAAGTATGGCGACTTGGTTCGTGTAGTCACCTTCGATAAAAAATTCTCCATCGAGTTGTGCGGTGGAACACATGTTCCGGCAACCGGACAAATAGGTTTGTTTAAAATTGTTTCGGAAGGAGCCGTTGCGGCAGGTATCAGACGTATTGAAGCAATCACTTCTGTAAAAGCCGAAGCATTTTTTAATCAACAAATTGCATTGGTGAATGAAGTGAAAAGCCTTTTGAAAAATCCTAAAGATGTAGTGAAGAGTTTGCAAGGGTTGATGGATCACAATTCGGAATTGCAAAAACAAATCGATCAAATGCTTCGCGAAAAAGCAAAAGGATTGAAAGTGGAGTTGCTTGCAAAGAAGCAATCGATTAATGGAATTAATTTTATTGCCGAGAAAATTGAATTGGATTCCGCTGATGCAATAAAAGATTTATTGTATGAAGTAAGAAGTCAGATTGATAATTTATTTATGGTGATTGGTGCAGAGGTAAAAGGCAAGCCAAGTTTATCGATTATCATTTCTGATAATTTAGTTGCAGAGAAAAATCTAAACGCTGGAACGATTATGCGTGATATCGCAAAAGAAATTCAAGGTGGTGGAGGTGGGCAGCCGTTCTATGCAAATGCAGGTGGAAGTAACTTGCAAGGAATTCCTAAGGCGTTGGAAAAGGCGAAGACGTATCTTTAA
- a CDS encoding DoxX family protein — translation MKIALLYLMALIYIAAGIYHFVNPKLYLKIMPTYLPYHLQLIYLSGVIEIGLGILLIPEGTRSIAAWLIIAMLIAIFPANIQMAVTFWQKNSSSLWIAIARLPLQGVLIWLAWLYTKR, via the coding sequence ATGAAAATAGCGTTGCTTTACTTGATGGCATTGATTTATATAGCAGCGGGAATTTACCACTTCGTAAATCCAAAACTATATCTGAAGATAATGCCAACATATCTTCCTTATCACTTACAATTAATTTATCTCAGTGGCGTTATCGAAATTGGACTAGGAATATTATTGATTCCGGAAGGCACACGCTCCATTGCAGCTTGGTTAATCATCGCGATGCTGATTGCTATTTTCCCAGCAAACATTCAAATGGCAGTTACCTTTTGGCAAAAGAATAGCTCTTCCCTTTGGATCGCCATTGCCCGATTACCTTTACAAGGGGTATTGATTTGGTTGGCGTGGTTGTATACGAAACGGTAA
- a CDS encoding T9SS type A sorting domain-containing protein — MIKKLLKKSFTETEVIVKKLFFVSFLFLSLLGKAQTYAVGHVQITYTDPARASRSIQTEIYYPAATAGTSVPVSAGTFPIIIFGHGFVMSWDAYQNIWEDLVPQGYIVAFPRTEGSISPSHGEFGKDLKFLVTKLQSESATNLSSPFYNHINTKSAIMGHSMGGGSTFLAAESNPNITTMVTFAAANTTPPSIAAATNVSVPALVFAGENDCVAPPADHQIPMYDSLGSTCKTFISVKGAAHCEFANYNFNCAFGQSTCTPTLAITRAQQQDAVADFLKLWLEYYLKDNCTSWDTFNDSLTVSPRITYDQACLINAPVITQAGAVLTATPATTYQWYWNGSIIPGATSQSYTTTTDGNYYVMVTYYNTCPYPSNTISILSTGITSPIDAFNVLVFPNPVSSTLSLVIENGGTGKAVLTIKNVLGQNVIEKQMDVHANQKHQEAISVSELESGIYFVEITVGNSKVIRKITKN; from the coding sequence ATGATTAAAAAACTACTAAAAAAATCATTCACCGAAACGGAGGTAATTGTAAAGAAATTATTTTTTGTTTCGTTCCTATTCCTTTCCTTATTGGGAAAAGCACAAACCTATGCGGTAGGTCACGTTCAAATTACCTATACGGATCCTGCAAGAGCAAGCAGAAGTATCCAAACAGAGATTTATTATCCCGCTGCAACAGCCGGAACAAGTGTGCCTGTTTCTGCAGGAACATTCCCAATAATAATATTTGGGCACGGCTTTGTGATGAGTTGGGATGCCTATCAAAATATTTGGGAGGATTTAGTTCCTCAGGGATATATTGTAGCGTTCCCTCGCACCGAAGGTAGTATTAGTCCTTCGCATGGAGAATTTGGTAAGGATTTGAAATTTTTGGTAACCAAATTGCAAAGTGAAAGCGCCACCAATCTATCATCCCCGTTTTATAATCACATCAACACAAAATCAGCCATTATGGGTCATTCGATGGGCGGAGGAAGTACCTTTTTGGCGGCAGAAAGTAATCCGAACATTACCACGATGGTAACGTTTGCAGCTGCCAATACCACACCGCCATCTATTGCTGCTGCAACAAATGTATCCGTTCCGGCATTGGTGTTTGCAGGTGAGAATGATTGTGTTGCTCCTCCTGCTGATCATCAGATTCCAATGTACGATTCATTGGGTTCGACTTGCAAAACATTTATCAGTGTTAAAGGGGCAGCTCATTGTGAATTTGCAAATTATAATTTTAATTGTGCATTCGGGCAGTCTACCTGCACTCCCACACTTGCAATTACCAGAGCGCAACAACAAGATGCCGTTGCAGATTTTTTAAAATTGTGGTTGGAGTATTATTTAAAAGATAATTGCACTTCTTGGGATACATTTAACGATTCATTGACGGTGTCGCCTCGTATTACTTACGATCAAGCATGTTTAATTAATGCACCGGTAATTACACAAGCCGGGGCGGTATTAACCGCTACACCTGCAACTACCTACCAATGGTATTGGAATGGAAGCATTATCCCTGGAGCGACTTCTCAAAGTTATACCACCACCACCGATGGAAATTATTATGTGATGGTGACGTATTACAATACCTGTCCATATCCATCCAATACAATTTCAATCTTATCAACCGGTATCACTTCTCCTATTGATGCATTCAATGTTTTGGTTTTTCCGAATCCAGTTTCTTCTACTCTTTCTCTCGTAATTGAAAATGGAGGAACAGGAAAGGCTGTTTTGACCATTAAAAATGTATTAGGACAAAATGTGATTGAAAAGCAAATGGACGTTCATGCAAATCAAAAACACCAAGAAGCAATTTCTGTTTCTGAATTAGAATCTGGAATTTATTTTGTTGAAATCACCGTTGGAAATTCAAAAGTGATTCGAAAGATTACCAAGAATTAA
- the ung gene encoding uracil-DNA glycosylase → MPKTEVDIHESWKQVLKEQFAAPYFNELKSFLTNEKKTHIVYPPGNQIFAAFNRTPFDKVKVVIIGQDPYHGPGQANGLCFSVSPGIRKPPSLVNVFKELQTDLGIPIPQDGNLESWADQGILLLNATLTVRGGMAGSHQKKGWEQFTDAVIKAISDNKKGVIFMLWGNFAQTKAELIDKDKHFILTAAHPSPLARGAFFGCKHFSKANKLLEHQGILPIDWRLAP, encoded by the coding sequence ATGCCCAAAACGGAGGTAGACATTCATGAGAGCTGGAAGCAAGTTTTGAAAGAACAATTTGCAGCTCCCTATTTTAATGAATTGAAGTCTTTTCTTACTAACGAAAAGAAAACGCATATCGTATATCCTCCGGGCAATCAAATTTTTGCAGCCTTTAATCGCACCCCGTTCGACAAAGTGAAAGTGGTGATTATTGGTCAAGATCCCTATCACGGACCGGGACAAGCAAACGGGCTTTGCTTTTCTGTGAGTCCGGGCATCCGAAAACCACCTTCACTGGTCAATGTTTTCAAAGAATTACAAACCGATTTAGGCATTCCCATTCCACAGGATGGCAACTTGGAATCCTGGGCAGATCAGGGCATTTTATTATTAAATGCCACCTTGACGGTTAGAGGCGGCATGGCAGGCTCTCACCAAAAGAAAGGTTGGGAACAATTTACGGACGCGGTGATAAAGGCGATTTCAGACAATAAAAAAGGAGTTATTTTTATGTTATGGGGAAACTTTGCACAAACCAAAGCCGAACTGATAGACAAAGACAAACATTTTATATTAACTGCAGCACACCCTTCCCCACTCGCTCGTGGTGCTTTTTTCGGGTGCAAACATTTTTCAAAAGCCAATAAGCTGCTCGAACATCAAGGTATTTTGCCAATCGATTGGCGATTAGCTCCGTAG
- the ytxJ gene encoding bacillithiol system redox-active protein YtxJ: MNWLPLIAEEQLMDVDALSNRNDVKAVLLFKHSTRCSISIAALGRLERSWKLMDTLVPTFYLDLLNHRNISQAIAQKYGIEHESPQILVIKNGKCIYSATHSDISSPEIEAAINS; this comes from the coding sequence ATGAATTGGTTGCCGCTCATCGCTGAAGAACAGTTGATGGATGTTGACGCTTTGTCTAATCGCAACGATGTGAAAGCTGTCCTGTTGTTCAAACACAGTACACGCTGTTCTATTAGTATTGCTGCACTTGGACGATTGGAGCGGTCGTGGAAATTAATGGATACGCTAGTGCCTACTTTTTATCTCGACTTATTAAATCATAGAAACATCTCTCAAGCCATTGCACAGAAATACGGCATTGAGCACGAATCTCCTCAGATTCTGGTCATCAAAAATGGGAAATGTATTTATTCTGCAACCCATTCTGATATCAGTAGCCCTGAAATAGAAGCAGCGATTAATAGTTAA
- a CDS encoding OsmC family protein, whose translation MKTSKIVYQGNLRTEATHLQSGKTIITDAPLDNNGKGEAFSPTDLLATSLGCCMLTIMGIVAGRHNINIDGTAIEITKIMKADPRRVGEIIVEFAMPKNNYSEKDKTLLEHAAHTCPVAKSLSAELVQTVIFNY comes from the coding sequence ATGAAAACGTCTAAAATAGTATACCAAGGAAATCTTCGTACCGAAGCCACTCATTTACAATCGGGAAAAACCATTATAACAGATGCACCGCTGGACAATAATGGCAAGGGAGAGGCCTTTTCACCAACCGATTTACTGGCTACATCTTTAGGATGCTGTATGTTGACAATCATGGGCATCGTTGCAGGGCGTCACAACATCAATATTGACGGGACAGCCATCGAAATCACCAAAATAATGAAGGCAGATCCTCGCAGGGTGGGTGAAATTATTGTAGAATTTGCAATGCCTAAAAACAATTATTCGGAAAAGGACAAAACCTTGCTGGAGCATGCGGCACATACATGTCCGGTGGCAAAAAGTTTAAGTGCAGAATTAGTACAAACCGTGATTTTTAACTATTAA
- the lipA gene encoding lipoyl synthase: MADTITPERKFQKKPDWLRVKLPTGKEYAQVREIVSKHKLHTICESGNCPNMGECWGAGTATFMILGNICTRSCGFCNVATGRPLAVDLQEPERVAESVRLMNVKHCVITSVDRDDLKDGGSTIWAETINAIRRVSPQTKFETLIPDFQGKWENLQRIIDVKPDIVSHNLETVRRLTKQVRIQAKYDRSLEVLKRLKDAGVKTKCGVMLGLGETEAEVIETMDDLRAVGCDVLTLGQYLQPSPKHLPVAEFVRPEVFAKFKEIGLAKGFRFVESGPLVRSSYHAEKHIF, encoded by the coding sequence ATGGCTGATACAATTACCCCAGAGAGAAAATTTCAAAAAAAACCGGATTGGTTACGCGTAAAATTACCTACAGGGAAAGAATATGCGCAAGTGCGTGAAATCGTCTCCAAACATAAATTACATACCATCTGCGAAAGTGGAAACTGTCCGAATATGGGAGAATGCTGGGGTGCAGGTACTGCTACCTTCATGATTCTCGGAAACATCTGCACCCGTTCGTGCGGATTTTGTAATGTGGCTACAGGCCGACCACTCGCTGTTGATTTGCAGGAGCCGGAACGTGTTGCTGAATCTGTTCGCTTGATGAATGTAAAACATTGTGTGATCACTTCTGTTGATCGTGACGATTTAAAAGATGGTGGTTCCACGATCTGGGCAGAAACCATTAACGCTATTCGTAGAGTGAGTCCGCAAACAAAATTTGAAACTTTGATTCCCGACTTTCAAGGAAAGTGGGAAAATTTGCAACGCATCATCGATGTGAAGCCGGATATTGTTTCTCATAATTTAGAAACCGTTCGCAGATTAACCAAACAAGTGCGCATCCAGGCAAAATACGACCGAAGCTTAGAAGTACTAAAACGCTTAAAAGATGCGGGTGTAAAAACCAAATGTGGTGTGATGTTGGGCTTAGGTGAAACCGAAGCGGAAGTGATTGAAACCATGGACGACCTCAGAGCCGTTGGTTGCGATGTGTTAACACTCGGACAATATTTACAACCGAGTCCGAAACATTTACCCGTTGCCGAATTTGTTCGCCCGGAAGTGTTTGCGAAATTCAAAGAAATTGGATTAGCTAAAGGTTTCCGTTTTGTAGAAAGCGGACCATTGGTGAGATCTTCGTATCACGCGGAGAAACATATCTTTTAG
- a CDS encoding pentapeptide repeat-containing protein, which translates to MALPLTENKVFEKIILSNEPLPKGEYENCKFKDCDFSNGHLSNYVFVDCEFIDCNLSMTKFSNTAFKTVKFKNCKVLGVNFAEANPFLLAFNFEDCLLNLSMFYNLKLKETKFKNCSLHETDFSDSDLTGAVFADCDLLGAVFKNSILEKADFRSAFNFSIDPEENRMKKAKFSRMGLDGLLHKYGIDIV; encoded by the coding sequence ATGGCACTCCCACTCACGGAAAATAAAGTGTTTGAAAAGATTATTCTTTCAAACGAGCCCCTACCGAAAGGTGAATATGAAAATTGCAAATTCAAAGATTGCGACTTTTCGAATGGACATCTATCCAACTATGTTTTTGTGGATTGTGAATTTATTGATTGCAACTTAAGCATGACCAAATTCAGCAATACCGCTTTTAAAACCGTCAAATTTAAAAACTGCAAAGTGCTTGGTGTCAATTTTGCTGAAGCCAATCCTTTTTTGCTAGCATTCAATTTTGAAGATTGTTTGTTGAATCTCTCCATGTTTTACAATTTAAAATTGAAAGAAACAAAATTCAAAAACTGCAGCCTACACGAAACCGATTTTTCTGATAGCGACTTAACAGGTGCTGTGTTTGCTGATTGCGACTTGCTTGGAGCCGTTTTTAAAAACAGCATTCTCGAAAAAGCCGACTTTCGCAGCGCATTTAACTTTTCAATTGACCCCGAAGAGAACAGAATGAAGAAAGCAAAATTTTCCAGAATGGGATTGGATGGCTTGTTGCATAAGTATGGGATTGATATCGTCTGA
- a CDS encoding UDP-2,3-diacylglucosamine diphosphatase: MPDKTKIYFASDFHLGVPSYEKSLEREKRIVKWLDEIKHDAKEIYLMGDMFDFWFEYKYVVQKGFIRLLGKIAEIVDSGTPVTLFTGNHDMWMFGYLEKELGVTVHKNPITREYYGKKFYLGHGDGLGPGDNGYKFIKKIFSSTVCQWLFARIHPNFGAGIASFWSKKSRASNAPKDEQFKGEENEWLAVYCKEVLQKEHFDYFIFGHRHLPLDIKLSEKSRYINLGEWINYNTYAVFDGEKLELKEYK; encoded by the coding sequence ATGCCCGACAAAACCAAAATATACTTTGCCTCCGATTTCCACTTAGGTGTTCCAAGCTACGAAAAGAGCTTAGAGCGTGAAAAGCGCATTGTAAAGTGGCTGGATGAAATCAAGCACGATGCAAAAGAAATCTACTTGATGGGCGATATGTTTGATTTTTGGTTTGAATACAAATACGTAGTTCAAAAAGGATTTATTCGCTTACTCGGCAAGATTGCGGAGATTGTAGACTCCGGCACTCCGGTAACCCTCTTTACCGGCAACCACGACATGTGGATGTTTGGTTATTTAGAAAAAGAGCTCGGTGTTACCGTGCACAAGAACCCGATTACACGCGAATATTACGGCAAAAAATTTTACTTAGGACATGGTGATGGCTTAGGTCCAGGAGACAATGGATATAAGTTCATCAAAAAAATATTTTCCAGTACTGTTTGCCAATGGTTGTTTGCTCGTATTCATCCCAATTTTGGAGCCGGCATTGCCAGCTTCTGGTCAAAAAAGAGCAGAGCATCCAACGCGCCCAAAGATGAACAATTTAAAGGTGAAGAAAATGAATGGTTAGCAGTATACTGCAAAGAAGTTCTACAGAAAGAACATTTCGATTATTTCATTTTTGGCCACCGCCACTTACCACTCGACATCAAACTTTCCGAAAAAAGCCGCTACATCAATTTAGGGGAATGGATCAATTATAATACATACGCTGTATTTGATGGGGAGAAATTGGAGTTGAAGGAGTATAAGTAG